Genomic DNA from Streptomyces sp. AM 2-1-1:
TGACGCTCTGGGTGCGTACCGGCGGACTCTCCGGTTCGCGTCTGGCGGTGGCGGGCGAGCGGGTGGGCGTCCGGGTGCCGTCCGGGCCCCGTTTCGGCGTGGACGGGGCGTTCGAGGGATACGTCCGGCTGCCGTTCACGGTGAGCGGTCCGGTGGCGGACGAGGCGGCGGCACGGCTGGCCGCCGCAGCGGCCCTGGTCCGGGCCGGCGCCGGGGCGGGAACCGACGCGCCGAGGACCTTCGTGGCCTGAGACCGCCTTTGTGAGCCGGAGGCGGGGCCGTGCGGGCCCGCACGGCCCCGGCGGAACGAGCCGCGCGCCCCTGCCCGTCGGGGCGCGACGCGCCGGTCAGCCCTCCGCGACCGCCGGCTGCGGTGCGCGGAGCGCCTCCCGCTCGTCGAGGGACCGGTCCGCGGCCGCCTCGGGGTCAGTCCCCCCGGCGGTCCGCTCCGGCAGCAGCGCGAGCACCGCCTGCCGGTCCGCGTCCGCCGCGGACTCGTCGTACGGGTCGGGGGTGGCCGGTACCTGGAGCCGCAGCACCTCCCCGGCACCCAGCCGGGCGTAGCCGCGTCCAGCGGGCACCCCGGCGACCGGTGTGGTGTGCGGCTCGGCGCCGAGGACGGCCGCGACCTGCTCCCGGTCGGCCCCGCCGAGTACGGCTCGGGCCCGGGTGTGGGCCAGTACGGCCTCAGAGACGCCCTCCACGGTGTCGAACTGGTCGACGAGGACCACGGTGACCCCGGCTGCCCGGCCGTGCCGCAGCGGCACCTGGAGGAGCTCCTGCGGGTCCGGCCGGCCGGCCGCCGCCGCGAGGTGTCCGAGGACCGACGGGCGGTCCAGCAGGATCCAGAGCGGGCGTTCGCCCCTCTCGGCGACGGGGCGCCCCGCCTGGCGTTCCCGGTTGGCGTCGATGAGCCGCCGCTCGGTCTCGTGCGCCGCCCATTCCAGGGTCGCCAGCGCCCCGGCGAGCCCGCACTCGACGGCGAGGACACCCGCGCGCCCGCTCAGGAAGCCGTACTCGCCGCTGCCCCCGCCGTCGACGATCAGCACGTCGCCGTCGCGGAGGGCCTGCAGCGCGAGGGAGCGCAGAAGGGTCGTCGTACCGCTGCCGGGGGTTCCGACGGCGAGCAGATGGGGCTCCGGGGAGCGGGGGCCCGTCCGCCAGACGACGGGGGAGGCGTCACGGGTCGCGTCGCCGTCCCGTACCGGGACGGTGCGCCGGACCGCGCCCGGGTCGGTGAAGCCGAGGACGGTCTCGCCGGGACCGGTGACGAATCGCTGGGCGGCGATCGTGGCCGGGAGCGGGTCGAGCACGGTCATGGAGAACTGGTTGGCCTCCTCGTCCCACGCGAAGTGGTACTCGCGCCCCCGGCCGGACTTGGCGTGCACGACCTGTTCGATCCGGTCCCGCGCCACGCCCTCGCCGTCGGTGAACCAGGCCGGGTAGCTCACCCGGAGGCGGGTGAGGCGGCCGTCGCCGTCGAAGGCGTACCCGCTGAAGGAACTCTCCCAGTCGCCGCCGTGGGCGAAGAGCGGTGCGGGGTCGTCGGCCACGGAGAAGTACGGGACCAGCGCCTCGTACAGGGTGCGCAGCCGGGCGGCTCCGGCCTCGTCCGGGCCGGTCTTCGCGGGGCTCCTGCCGCGGCCCTTCCACGCGGCAGCGCCCATCACCGCGATCAGGGCCAGGACCGGCCCGTGCGGGATGAGCGCCACCACCGTCACACAGGCCGCGACGAGGAACAGCCTGGGACCGCGCCGGTCCTTGGGCGTCGCGGCCCATCTCTGCCGTCCTGCGACGGCCAGCAGCCCCAGACCACGGGTGATCGTGATCAGCGGGTGGAGGACGTCGGCGGCGCTGTCGGCGGCCGTGCGCGCGAACTCGCGGCCGCGAGTGATCGAAGCGCCGCCGCTGGTCAGAATGCGGGGGAGAGGTCGCCGGGCCACGTCTGTCTCCTGGAGGGGGTGGGGGGATCGGGTGCGCAGGCTCAGAACTTGATCCCGCCCAGCAGACCGGCGAGGCTCGCCCCGCCCGCCGTGATGCTGGGAGCGATGGCGGTGCCGGCCAGGTAGAAGCCGAACAGGGCGCAGATCAGGCCGTGGGAGGCCTTCATCCCGTCCTTCTTGAAGAAGAGGAAGGCGATGATGCCGAGCAGTACCACGCCGGAGATGGAGAGGATCATGAGCGTTTCTCCTGGTTGAGGGGGACGGTCACCATGAGTCCTTCCAGGCTCACCCGATGTATCTATACGATAAAAGGTGCATTGGAGTGAGAACCGGGCGATTTCACCCGACCGGACCAGGAAAGGTGGCCGCCCGGCCGTCCGTCGGGTGCTAGGCCGTCGCCGGCACTTCCCGCCGACACCGGGGCGGGGGATTCGGGCGGACACGGCCCGAGGCTCCCCGGTCCCGATGTGAGGAAGAACGCACCCGCGGGTGCGTCGGAGAGCGCCGGACTCCCGCCCGCCCACCCCGGCCCCTACCTCCCGGTGTCCCCGCCCCGCCCGGCGGCAGGGCGGTATCCTGTCGGTTTACCCGTACGGCCCCACGAGCCGTACCCCGGCACGCCTGCGACGACGGCCAGGGCAACGACAGCGGTCAAGGAAGGCGGCCCGTTCCATGAGCGAAACCCCCGACCCCGAGGTGGTCGAGCTGGCCACCAAGGTCTTCGACCTGGCCCGCCGCGGCGAGACGGACGCCCTCGCCGCCCACGTGGACGCGGGAGTGCCCGCCAACCTCACCAACGACCGGGGCGACTCCCTGCTGATGCTCGCCGCCTACCACGGCCACGCGTCGGCGGTCACCGCCCTCGCCGCCCGGGGCGCGGACCCCGACCGCGCCAACGACCGGGGGCAGACGCCGCTCGCCGGCGCCGTCTTCAAGGGCGAGACCCCGGTCGTCGAGGCGCTGCTCGCCGCGGGCGCCGACCCGGCCGGAGGGACGCCCTCCGCCGTGGAGACCGCGCGCATGTTCGGCAAGGCCGACCTGCTGGAACTCTTCGGTGCGCGCTGAGACGACCGCCCGCGCGGGCGGCAGGGCCCGGGAAGACCGGTCCGTCGGAAATGTGGTCGCGGTGGCGAAATGGCTGGGTCATCATGACGTCGCGGGTCCGCTCAGGACCACCGACGAGAGGCAGAGGAAGATGCTCGGCACCAGGCACAGGACGGCGGTCGGCCGATCATGTCGCTGCGCGGCATAGTGCTCCGGCACTAGGCCGTGTCAGACCCAGACACGGCCCAGGTGGTCACCTGCGGACCAGCCTCCGGGACGAGGACGCCACGGCGCCTCACGGGGTGCCGGGCCCGCGCCTTCCCCGGCCTTGACCGGCCGGAAACCACCCAGGAACTGCACAGTCCCGGTTGCGTCGACAGCTTGATGTGAGGCTTTTTCCATGTTCGATCCATTCATAGCGCCGAGCGGCACCCTGCTCGGCCTGCTGCAGAGGGGCCGCGGCGACGGCACGCTCCACGCGCTCGCCGCGCCCCGGACCGAGGCGCTCGCGGCACTCAACCACTGTGTTCTGAGCGATCCCCGCCACGACTGGCAGGTCGAGAACCGCTCCCTCTACTACGCCCGGCTCTACCTCGACCTCGACGGCGGGCTTGAGGAGATCGAGCGCCACCTCGCCGATCCCGACGACCACCTCGACACCGACGACTCCCGCACCGGCCTCGCGCTGGCCGTTCTCGGCCACCTCGCCTCGTACGGACGGACCGACGCCCTCGCGCTGCTGCGGCGGTACGCGGCCACCGGCGCCAACTGGGCCTGGGCCCTCGACGAGCTGGCCCTGCGCGACGACGACGCCGGCCTGCGCTCCCTCGCGCTGCCCGTCCTCGCCCGCTTCGCCGAAACCCCCGAGGGCGCCGCCGAGCTCGCCGCCGCCGTGCGCGACGCCTTCGAGCCGCGACCGTGGCGACTGTGGGCGGACGACCCGCGCGCGGCCGTCGGCGCCCGTATCCGGACCGCCACCGAGCGCGGCTCCTTCGACCGCTGGCAACGCCAGATGGCACCCGGCGGGCCCCGCCCCGGCTGGAGCGTCCGGGCGGTCCTGGACTGGGCCCAGCAGGCGTGGGAACGCGGCAAGGTGCTGCACGTCCCCGCAGCCCGCTGCCTCGCCGCCGTCGCCGGCGCCGAGGACCGGCCGGACATCGTGGCGGCCGCCGCCGCCGGACCCGAGGGCGCCCGCTGCGCCGCCCTGCACTACCTCGCCGAGGCCGAGGACCCCGCGGCCCTCGACCTGATCGACGCCGCGGCCGCCGACCCGTCCCGCACCGTCGCCGAAGCCGCCGTCGCCGCCTTCGAGCGGATGCCCGGCCGAGCCGCCGTCGAGCGGGCCCGGCGCTGGGCGCACCGGCCCGACGCGCTGGGCGCCTCGGCAGCGGGCACCCTCGCCCGCCGGGGCGGTCCCGCCGACGCCCCCCTCGTCCTCGGCGCGCTGCGCGAGGCCGTGCGCGCGGGCCGGTCCGACGCCCACGGGCCCGACCCCCTGCGCCTGGGACCGCTGGTGGACGGAGCGGGCCGCCTCGGCATCGCCTGCGCCGCCCCCGTCCTGCGCCACGTCTACCGGGAGACGACCTCCTCGCACCTGCGCGGCCGCGCCGCCCGCGCGCTCGCCGCCACCGACCCCTCCTTCGCCACCGGCTTCGCCGTCGAATGCCTGTGGGACTGCGAGGAGACCACCCGCGAGATCGCCGCGCTGCACGCCGAGACCGGTGACATCCGCGTCGCCGAACGCCTGCGCCGGCTCGCCGCCGACCCGGCCGAGGAGGCCGAGGTGCAGACGGCGGTGCGCAGCCGCATCGAGCCCGAGGCGACCGGCGTCTGACCCGGCCGGTACGCGCGGCGGCGCCCCGGGGACCGTGAGAACCCGGGGCCCGCGCCGGCCCGGGCGGCCCGCCGCGTGAACGGGCTCAGGATCGCCGACTTCGGCACCCCCGCTTCCGGCGGACCGCGCACCGCCCGCCCTCGACCAACTCGGGCGCGGCCACCGCGAAGCCGGACACGACCCCGGCCGCCGCCGGTGGACCGGCCCCCGGGGCGCTCACCGTGCGTGCGCGGACCGGCGCTCGGGGGCGATCGGGTGCCGGACGCGGCGCGACGACCCGCGACCGACGGGACAGCCCCCCGGGGAGGGCGACCACCGCGCGGGCCGGGAACCCTTCCGGAGCGGGCCGCGGAGTCCTGGGCGAGGCGGTCGGATCTGCGCCGTTTCGACCGTTGTCGGGGTGAGGACCTAATCTGTGCAGCGTGACTTCGCCTGCCGACACGGACAACGCCGCGCCCCAGCTCAGCGCGGGGCGGCGACCCGCCCCCGGGCCGGCCGCCGACGAAGGGCTGGCGCGGCGGCTCCGCGCGCTCGCCTGCACCGCGCCGCTGCACGATCTCGACGTGCGCAAGGCCAACCTCGCCGGTGAGTACACGGTCTACGCGATGGCCGAGGTCGCCCTCGCCGCGATCGACGCGGTCACCCTGCACATGGACTTCGACACCGGGGCCGACCACGAACAGATAGTGACCAAGCTGCTGCCCCGGGTCCACGCCCAGGCTCCCGACCGGCCCGCCGCCGAACACGAGCGGGTCGCCCGCTGGGTGCTGGACAACCTCATCAACGTCGGCAGCGTGGACCGCGGATTCCGCGCGGTCTACGGCACGTTCGGATCCGACGGCGTGTACGTGCGCAGGGACTACGACTTCAAGCTCGTCGAGGAGGTCCCCGGCCACGGCGGCACCGTCTTCCTCCGGGCCACCGACGAGGCCGTCAACGTGCTCGTCGGCGCCCTCGACACCGACGTCACCAGCGCGCAGATCGCCGCCGAGGTGAAGCTGGAGGTCCTGGTCAGCCGGGGCCGCCTCGCCGACGCCCAACTCGCCGCCGAACAGGCCCGCTACCGCACCGTGCAGTACGCCGAGACACTCCGCCGCACGCTGGAGGCGACCCGCCGCAACGTCCGTGCCGTCGACTGGCTCAACGCCGTCCCCGACATGATCGCCGAAGCCCTCGACCACGTCGCGGACCGCTACCGCCACGAGAACGCGATCCTCACCAACATCCGCAAGGCGCGCGACGAGGCCGAGGAACCCGAGAACAAGCGCCGCGCCGCCGAACTCGTCGACATCGTCAAGGACTGCATCCGCCGCCACACCCAACTGCAGTCCCGGCTCCTCGAAGCGGGCCCCCTCTTCCGCGCCGAACAGGACCGGCAGGCCTTCGCCACTCCGGCCTCGCGCACCGGACTCGACCTCTACGGCCAGCTCCTCGCCCCGCTGCTCGAACTCCCCGTCGAGCACTCCATCCGGGCCACCGACGCGTTCTTCGCCCGGGGCACCGGAGTGCGCACCCCCACCTCCGTAAGGGTCGGGGACCTCGTCGACCTGCTGCTCGCCCCGCCCGTGGAACGCGAGCACCTCGGCGCCCTGATGCCCGAACCCGACGTGATCGCCACCCCCGACGACAGCCGGTTCAGCGAGGACCAGCTCGCCGTCGCGACGGCGCTCCTCGATCTGGAGTACGACGCTCCGCGCCGGCTCTCCGGACTGCTGGCCGAGGCCCGTGCCACCGGCGATCCGGAACTGCCCTACCTCGTCGCCCTGCTGGCGGTCCACGCGGCCAGCCCTCCGGTCGGCACCGCCTACCGCCAGGGGGAGCGGCGCCTGCTCTTCGCGGTGGACGACGGCACCGAGCTGACGGACCCCGAGTTCGGCGGCGCCGACCTCGTCGTCGGCACGGCCCTGCTCGACGCCGCCGGCATGGCCGCCGACCGCAAGGAGGCGTCGTGAGCGGCGCCCGGTCCGACGCCCCCGCACCCGTATCCGTACCGAAGCAACTCCGCACCGAGGAGCCCCAGCCGTGAGCGACCAGCGCGCCGAGCACACCGACGCGTGGGACGAACCCGCCGTCATCCCCGCCGTGGAGCCCGCTCCCGCCGCCGGGCCGGTCTCCGTCACCCCGGCCGACGCCGCCGACGCCGCCCGACTGGTCTCCTTCGGTCTCCAGCCCAAGCTGGTGCCCGCCCGGGACGCGGAATACGCCGGCCTGCTGCGCCGCTACCGCGAGGAACCCGCCTTCGGACGGCTCGCGGACGCCGTCGCCACCGGCCTCGGCCTGGTCGTCCTGGAGGTCTCCACCCGCGCCGGCATGGCCGTCACCGCCGACGAGGACTCGGTGTTCGCGGTGCGGATGGGCGACTACGCCCGCCGCGCCTCCTCCGACGCCGCCGACCGGTTCCTGCACGGCCTCGCCCACCTCGCCGTCGCCGCCATGGCGTTCCCCCGGCCCGAAGACCTCGTCGACGACGCCTACATCGGACGCATCACCGTCAACGGCGTCGACGCGTTCGTCCGCCAGGCGTGCCTGCGGCTGGAGGAACGCGCGGCCGAGCAGGGCGAGAACACCGACCCCACGAGCGACGCCCCCGGTCTCGAAGCCGGCTGGCGGGTCTACGCCCGTCGCAGCGCGACCGGCGCCACCAAGGACGCCCGCCGCCTCGCCGGCTCGACCACCGGCATCATCGGAAAGGCCGTCGCCTTCCTCACCGACTCCGGTTTCCTCCAGCGCACCGGCGACGACGCGGGCGGCGCCTACCGCACCACCGCGCGCTACCAGCTCCAGGTCCGCGACCTGGCGGGCAGTGCCGCCATGGCCGAACTGCTGGAGCTCGGGGTCGTCCCGGTCACCGACGGCAGCGCCACCCTGCTGCCACCCCGGGACACCGACGACCTGGAGCTCGCGGCCGACGCCGGTCTGCCCTTCCACGGGTGACGCACCGACCACCGCGCATCCGCCCGTTCCGCCTGTTCTGCCCGTTCCGCTTCACGAACGACGAGAGTCCGCCGCCATGTACGAGTTGTCCCGGGTCCGCCTCTACTCCATCGGACCGGCCGGTGCGCGCTACGCCGACACCGTTCTCGATCTGCGCGGCGTCGGCGCGCCGGTGCCCGAACCCGCCCCGGCGCAGGCGGAGTTCTTCGAGGACGAACCGGTCGGGCCGCCGCGCCGGCCCGCGCCCGCCGGCGTCCTCTTCCTGGAGAACGGCGGTGGCAAGTCGGTCCTGCTGAAGCTGATCTTCTCGGTGATGCTCCCCGGCCACCGCAACACCCTCGGCGGCGCCAGCTCCGGAGTGCTCCGCAAGTTCCTGCTCGCCGACGACTGCGGGCACGTCGCCCTGGAGTGGCAGCACACCCTCACGGGCGAGTGCGTCGTCGTCGGGAAGGTCAGCGAGTGGCGCGGCCACCAGGTCTCCAACGACCCACGCCGGTTCGCCGAGGCGTGGTACTCCTTCCGCCCGGGACCCGGGCTCAGCCTCGACAACCTCCCCGTCGCCGAGGCCACCGCCGTCGGCCGTCCCGCCGAGGGCACCTCCGGTGCCCGGGGACGCCGCCGCACCATGAAGGGGTTCCGCGACGCCCTTACGGACGCCGGCAAGTACTACCAGCACCTCGACGTGCACTGGGAGGAGATCCACGACCGGTGGAACGAACACCTCGGTGAACTCGGCCTCGACCCCGAACTCTTCCGTTACCAGCGTGAGATGAACGCCGACGAGGGCGAGGCCGCCGGACTCTTCGCGGTCAAGAAGGACTCCGACTTCACCGACCTGCTGCTGCGGGCCGTGACCGACACCCGTGACACGGACGGCCTCGCCGACCTCGTCAGCGGCTTCGGGAACAAGCTCGGCCGCCGCGCCGAACTCACCGCCGAACGCGACTTCACCGCCGGCTCCGCCGACCTCCTCGGACGCATCGTCGAGGCGACCGCCGCCCGCGCCCGCTGCCGGGACGTCCACGCCGGTGCCGAACGCCGCACCCGCACCCTCGCCCGCCGCCTCTCCGCCCGCGCCACCGAGGAGCGCGGCCGCACCGCCGAGCTGGCCCAGCGCGTCACCGCCGCCGCCCACACCGTCACCGAGGCCGAACGCGCCCGGGGCCACCGCGCCCTCGTCGCGGCCGAACTCGCCTACCGCAACGCCTCCCTCGCGCTCGCCGCCGCGGAGAAGGCCGCCGCCGCCCAGCGCCGCGAACTGGGTGACGCCCGTACGCTGCACTCCGCCTGGCAGGCCGCCGAGGCGGTGCTGCGCCACCGGGCCGCCGCCGACCGCTCGGCGCGCGTCGCCGCCGCCATCCGCGAGGCCGAACGCGATGCCGCCCCGGCGCTCGCCGCCCGCGCCACCGCCGCCGCCGACCTGGTACGCGCCCTGCACACGGCCGCCGAGGACGGCGAGCGGGTGGCCAACGAGGAGGAGGAGCGCTCCGACACCCTCCAGGCGGAGGGAGAGCGCGCCCACCGCGATGCCACCACCGCCGCCACCGAGGCCCAGCGCGCCCGCAGCGAGGCGGGCCACCTCCGCCAGCGCCTCGCCGAGGTCGAGCAGGAGACCGCCGAGGCCGTCCGGGCCGGCTGGCTCGACGACACCGCCCCCGACGCCGACCCGGCCCGCGCCGCCCTCGCCGCGAACGACGCCGAACAGGCAGCCGTCGCCGCCTGGGACACCGCCCGCGACGCGGCCCGCGACGCCGCCGACCACGCCCGTGAGGCCGCCGCCGCCGAGAGCCGTGCCGAACTCGCCGCCGCCCGCGCCGCCGACGCCGCCCGGGCCGCCCAGGAGTCCTACGAGGACGAGCGCGCGGCCGCCGAGTCCCTCGCCTCCGAGAGCCGCCTCGCCGACCTGCTCGGCCTGCCCTCCGGCGCCGGCGTCCCCCAGCCCCGCAGCGGCACCGGCCCCGACGAACCGCACGGCGCCGCACCCCATGACGCCGCACCCCACGGCGCCGTCACCCCCGCGGACGGCGGGTCCGCCGGGACGGACACGGACCGCCGGACCGCCGTGGCCGACCGGCGCACCGCCACGGTCCGGCCCCTGACGACCGAGGACTTCGACCGCGGCGCCGACGAACTGCGCGATCTGCTCGACCAGGGCATCGCGACCGCCGAACGCCGCCTCTTCGACCTGCGTACGGCCGCCGCCGACGACTCCCGCATCCTCGGCGCCCTCGGCGACGGCGGACTGCTGCCGCCCGGCCCGGACGTCCTGGCCACCGTCGAGTACCTCGGAGAGCACGGCATCCCCGCCCTCCCCGGCTGGCGCTACCTCGCCCAGGCCGTCGACCCGGCCGACCACGCCGCCGTTCTCGCAGCCCGCCCCGAACTGGTCGACGGTGTCGTCATCACCGACCCCGGCGCCCACACCCGGGCCCGCGAGGTGCTCGGCGGCGCTGCCCTGCTGCCCCGTTCGACCGTGGCGGTCGGCACCGCGGCCGCCCTGCTCGCCCCGGTGCCCGACGCGGGCACCGGCAG
This window encodes:
- a CDS encoding HEAT repeat domain-containing protein, producing the protein MFDPFIAPSGTLLGLLQRGRGDGTLHALAAPRTEALAALNHCVLSDPRHDWQVENRSLYYARLYLDLDGGLEEIERHLADPDDHLDTDDSRTGLALAVLGHLASYGRTDALALLRRYAATGANWAWALDELALRDDDAGLRSLALPVLARFAETPEGAAELAAAVRDAFEPRPWRLWADDPRAAVGARIRTATERGSFDRWQRQMAPGGPRPGWSVRAVLDWAQQAWERGKVLHVPAARCLAAVAGAEDRPDIVAAAAAGPEGARCAALHYLAEAEDPAALDLIDAAAADPSRTVAEAAVAAFERMPGRAAVERARRWAHRPDALGASAAGTLARRGGPADAPLVLGALREAVRAGRSDAHGPDPLRLGPLVDGAGRLGIACAAPVLRHVYRETTSSHLRGRAARALAATDPSFATGFAVECLWDCEETTREIAALHAETGDIRVAERLRRLAADPAEEAEVQTAVRSRIEPEATGV
- a CDS encoding ankyrin repeat domain-containing protein — translated: MSETPDPEVVELATKVFDLARRGETDALAAHVDAGVPANLTNDRGDSLLMLAAYHGHASAVTALAARGADPDRANDRGQTPLAGAVFKGETPVVEALLAAGADPAGGTPSAVETARMFGKADLLELFGAR